One Cydia pomonella isolate Wapato2018A chromosome 14, ilCydPomo1, whole genome shotgun sequence DNA segment encodes these proteins:
- the LOC133525079 gene encoding zinc finger CCCH domain-containing protein 11A-like, producing MESPRKFNDCYFYYYSTCTKGDNCVFRHEPSALGCETMCTAWQQGKCMDKRCKLRHMELRKNRKQIPCYWENQPGGCRKKHCPFMHKNPDARTDGIAPSQPVPQQPIAGQPVAGASESAEPAAPPLSVGVAAPAPVPLFWQQQRQVVLDPAILDALPAAGGGELPLRRLVGGVPHVGVHAPHAHAHAHAHVHDAPNPYLNQDPLVVNFEEESDNESAPSSTPTKPGSCSSPRDKQAHELLLLERIQAEAAAYYSYESLGPDPSKDRKIVRTNLSTKYDRLSLDEIAGKKATERRSSLDFKILSLEEIRARKKSDAIVHSAPITLNLRKRKLSTQESVTTTGDKIIKVVRSNSIVYKKVDHNAPPTNQSKPEQRLSDSGDASRKRTLSEQSDVYEVQVDELVDNCHEFKKIKLAETTSKPRLIRNRSSNSEAKEPVAAKADDSDTEVQIVSIDISDCTNVDLSYDEDNSKTAEPVDVVDLSDDADDCEVTISDYDLGLIKNVPDVVASCQKNSNSENIDRDLISDIDNILNDVL from the exons ATGGAGTCCCCAAGAAAATTCAACGATTGTTACTTCTACTATTATTCCACATGCACTAAG GGGGACAACTGTGTGTTCCGACATGAACCTTCAGCCCTGGGCTGCGAGACCATGTGCACGGCCTGGCAGCAGGGTAAATGCATGGACAAACGGTGCAAACTCCGCCATATGGAGCTCAGG AAAAACCGCAAGCAGATCCCTTGCTATTGGGAGAACCAGCCGGGCGGCTGCCGCAAGAAGCACTGCCCGTTCATGCACAAGAACCCGGACGCTCGCACTGACGGCATCGCGCCCAGCCAGCCTGTCCCGCAGCAGCCCATCGCC GGGCAGCCCGTGGCCGGCGCGTCGGAGAGCGCGGAGCCGGCGGCGCCGCCGCTCAGCGTGGGCgtggccgcgcccgcgcccgtgCCGCTCTTCTGGCAGCAGCAGCGCCAAG TAGTGCTGGACCCGGCGATCCTGGACGCGCtgccggcggcgggcggcggcgagcTGCCGCTGCGGCGCCTGGTGGGCGGCGTGCCGCACGTGGGCGTGCACGCGccgcacgcgcacgcgcacgcgcacgcgcacgtgcACGACGCGCCCAACCCCTACCTCAACCAGGACCCGCTCGTCGTCAACTTCGAGGAAG AGTCCGATAACGAGAGCGCGCCCTCCTCCACGCCCACCAAGCCGGGCTCGTGCTCGTCGCCGCGGGACAAGCAGGCGCACGAGCTGCTGCTGCTCGAGCGCATACAGGCCGAGGCCGCCGCCTACTACAGCTACGAGAGCCTCGGGCCCGACCCGTCCAAGGACCGCAAGATCGTCCGCACCAACCTCTCCACCAAGTACGACCGACTCTCACTTGACGAAATCGCAGGTAAAAAGGCCACCGAGCGCCGCAGTTCGCTCGACTTCAAAATACTCTCCCTGGAGGAGATCCGAGCTAGAAAGAAAAGCGACGCCATCGTCCACAGCGCGCCCATCACGCTTAACTtgagaaaaagaaaattatctACGCAAGAATCTGTCACGACTACCGGTGATAAAATCATAAAAGTCGTTAGAAGTAATTCTATTGTTTACAAAAAAGTCGATCATAACGCTCCTCCGACTAACCAGTCTAAACCAGAGCAGAGGCTCAGTGACAGTGGCGACGCCAGCAGAAAACGAACCTTATCAGAACAGAGCGACGTTTACGAGGTCCAAGTAGACGAATTAGTAGACAACTGCCACgagttcaaaaaaataaaactggcAGAAACCACATCGAAACCTAGACTAATTAGAAATAGGAGTAGTAATAGTGAGGCTAAGGAGCCAGTAGCTGCTAAGGCGGATGACTCAGACACAGAAGTACAAATAGTAAGTATCGATATATCAGACTGCACAAACGTAGATTTATCTTATGATGAAGACAATAGTAAAACGGCCGAGCCCGTGGATGTCGTAGATCTCAGTGACGACGCGGACGACTGCGAAGTCACGATATCAGACTACGACCTAGGTCTTATCAAGAACGTTCCTGATGTAGTCGCTAGTTGTCAAAAGAACTCAAATTCGGAAAACATTGATAGAGATCTTATTAGTGACatagataatattttgaatgaCGTGTTATGA